A window from Calliopsis andreniformis isolate RMS-2024a chromosome 5, iyCalAndr_principal, whole genome shotgun sequence encodes these proteins:
- the LOC143179952 gene encoding scm-like with four MBT domains protein 2 isoform X2: MEPCENRPQEKVQEGEYGFFWQDYLDATASVEVPQIMFPHVELTLQSGIEIGMSLEVPIPKNKDEEDIKYWVATIVMACGPLLRLRYFGGDDRSLEFWFNLTKEAAHELGWCAKNNKELVPPDIILQRSPDCIEKLSEFLTTTRTVPPEMLSGDGLSMTERIKQGMKVEVSDTLHPYKLWVATIIENVGGRLLLRYDTPGSSRKDFWMFCTSEHLHPYGFASKSDSTWFSEPPSSIVEMHTYEEWKDLLESIPKNDDVPNELFDNKVDHPKHEFKVGMKLEALSPIDQTKICPATVIKILDDIYFLVHIDTYDEMTKGIDIETCMYNSTARNTWLCTAEHPYIFPVGWAKKHKIQLVPPKSWVPKEDSFDWDEYLKDTQAIVAEEKLFCERQSATDAGFECGMRLEAADPESENIICAAHITKIVDNLLWLKLDNYENTKPEHIVDMHSLQIFPVGWCESNHYPLKPPKDYIEVCKKLQTPEKEEKKNNVLDIPISEPRSSLWCPKIYFNYRCFTGPMISKGKLATLPKAVGPGPVILVMREVLSMIVSVGYRSARILKVLQCDSKPDPGYHLEVLKAKHKNNTYRASVAVVTSGDMVADFCRNICKKLMVCPNLFGPLYVPENECPDKCHKTSKAKFTSVGTGRRGKPKGYTSIMVQKPKPWGGRRKRRRGRWANKEKETHDDFDHEDEMPFMPLDLAKHVSEIEEIDDGRPPLSEIDIMIQKGLEKDKSDEFKTEPLSSNASEDSGSSFNDRKTKDGGSPSSLSNKQHSTKFSQSTAVTRASKRERDWDTSIESDCSDGDAEYVRMQKKQRRPKTRKLDSNPLFWTVDDVFRYLRKTNDCKDIAYRVKQEEIDGLAFLLLNLPSLTQHMKLRTSLAMKLCRHVEQVKVTFFLRHINEVEPEQYHVV, from the exons ATGGAACCTTGCGAGAACCGTCCGCAGGAGAAAGTACAAGAAGGAG aaTATGGATTTTTTTGGCAAGACTACCTTGATGCCACAGCAAGTGTCGAGGTTCCACAAATTATGTTCCCACATGTGGAGCTGACGCTTCAGAGTGGTATAGAAATTGGCATGTCCCTTGAAGTACCCATTCCCAAAAATAAAGATGAAGAAGACATCAAGTATTGGGTAGCAACTATTGTCATGGCATGTGGACCTCTATTGCGATTACGATACTTTGGTGGAGATGATAGGTCTCTAGAATTTTGGTTCAATCTTACTAAAGAGGCTGCCCATGAACTTGGCTGGTGTGCAAAAAATAATAAGGAGCTAGTACCACCTGATATTATACTTCAAAGATCACCAGATTGTATTGAAAAATTATCTGAATTTTTAACTACAACTCGGACTGTTCCACCAGAAATGTTATCAGGA GATGGTCTTAGCATGACAGAGAGGATTAAACAAGGCATGAAAGTTGAAGTTAGCGATACATTACATCCTTATAAATTATGGGTAGCTACG ATTATAGAGAATGTAGGTGGACGTCTTTTATTGAGATATGATACTCCAGGCTCATCACGTAAAGACTTCTGGATGTTCTGTACATCTGAACATCTTCATCCATACGGATTTGCATCTAAATCAGATTCAACTTGGTTTTCAGAACCACCCAGTTCTATTGTAGAAATGCACACATATGAAGAATGGAAAGACTTATTAGAATCTATACCAAAAAATGATGATGTACCAAATGAACTATTTGACAATAAGGTGGATCATCCAAAGCATGAATTTAAAGTTGGCATGAAACTTGAAGCTTTAAGCCctattgatcaaacaaaaatTTGCCCAGCTACTGTAATCAAAATACTTGATGATATCTACTTTCTTGTACATATTGACACATACGATGAAATGACTAAAGGAATAGATATTGAAACATGTATGTATAATAGTACAGCAAGAAATACTTGGCTTTGCACAGCAGAACATCCATATATCTTCCCTGTCGGATGGGcaaaaaagcacaaaataca ACTTGTTCCACCAAAGAGTTGGGTTCCAAAAGAGGACAGTTTTGACTGGGACGAATATTTAAAAGATACTCAAGCAATTGTTGCAGAAGAAAAGCTATTTTGTGAAAGACAAAGTGCTACTGATGCAGGCTTCGAATGTGGTATGCGTTTAGAAGCAGCCGACCCAGAATCTGAGAACATTATATGTGCTGCACACATTACAAAAATTGTTGACAATCTTTTATGGTTAAAGTTAGATAATTACGAAAACACAAAGCCAGAACACATAGTTGATATGCATTCCTTACAAATATTTCCTGTTGGATGGTGTGAATCTAATCATTATCCATTAAAACCTCCAAAAGATTATatagaagtttgtaaaaaattacagacacctgaaaaagaagagaaaaagaaCAATGTACTCGATATACCAATATCTGAACCACGCTCTTCACTTTGGTGCccaaaaatatatttcaattatCGTTGTTTCACAGGACCTATGATTTCCAAAGGAAAATTAGCAACACTGCCAAAAGCAGTAGGCCCTGGTCCTGTGATTTTAGTTATGAGAGAAGTTCTATCGATGATAGTGTCCGTCGGATACAGAAGTGCCCGAATATTAAAGGTACTACAGTGCGATTCAAAGCCAGATCCTGGATATCATTTAGAAGTTTTGAAAGCAAAGCATAAGAATAATACATATCGCGCTAGTGTCGCTGTTGTTACGTCTGGAGACATGGTAGCTGATTTTTGCAGAAATATATGCAAGAAGCTGATGGTTTGCCCAAACTTATTTGGTCCTTTGTATGTACCCGAAAATGAATGTCCAGATAAATGCCATAAGACATCTAAAGCAAAATTTA CATCGGTTGGTACTGGAAGAAGAGGAAAACCAAAAGGTTATACAAGTATTATGGTACAGAAGCCAAAACCATGGGGTGGTAGGCGAAAAAGAAGACGCGGTAGATGGGCAaacaaagaaaaagaaactCATGACGACTTTGACCATGAAGACGAAATGCCATTCATGCCATTGGACTTAGCGAAACACGTGTCTGAAATAGAAGAAATAGACGATGGGAGGCCACCACTTTCTGAGATTGATATCATGATCCAGAAAGGCTTAGAGAAAGATAAATCGGATGAATTTAAAACTGAGCCGCTTTCGAGTAACGCTTCAGAGGATTCAGGAAGTTCGTTTAACGATAGAAAAACAAAAGACGGAGGAAGTCCTAGTAGTTTGAGCAACAAGCAGCATTCGACGAAATTTAGTCAAAGTACTGCTGTTACTAGGGCCAGCAAGAGAGAACGAGATTGGGATACAAGTATTGAATCCGATTGTTCAGACGGAGACGCTGAATATGTAAGAATGCAGAAGAAACAGAGACGGCCAAAGACACGAAAGCTCGACTCGAATCCTCTATTTTGGACTGTGGATGATGTGTTTAGATATTTAAGAAAAACTAATGACTGCAAAGACATCGCATATCGAGTTAAACAAGAG GAGATTGATGGATTAGCGTTTTTACTATTAAATTTACCATCTCTGACGCAACACATGAAATTGCGAACAAGCTTAGCTATGAAACTTTGTCGGCATGTTGAACAAGTTAAAGTTACCTTTTTTTTACGACACATTAATGAAGTAGAACCAGAACAATATCATGTTGTATAA
- the LOC143179952 gene encoding scm-like with four MBT domains protein 2 isoform X1 — MEPCENRPQEKVQEGEYGFFWQDYLDATASVEVPQIMFPHVELTLQSGIEIGMSLEVPIPKNKDEEDIKYWVATIVMACGPLLRLRYFGGDDRSLEFWFNLTKEAAHELGWCAKNNKELVPPDIILQRSPDCIEKLSEFLTTTRTVPPEMLSGDGLSMTERIKQGMKVEVSDTLHPYKLWVATIIENVGGRLLLRYDTPGSSRKDFWMFCTSEHLHPYGFASKSDSTWFSEPPSSIVEMHTYEEWKDLLESIPKNDDVPNELFDNKVDHPKHEFKVGMKLEALSPIDQTKICPATVIKILDDIYFLVHIDTYDEMTKGIDIETCMYNSTARNTWLCTAEHPYIFPVGWAKKHKIQLVPPKSWVPKEDSFDWDEYLKDTQAIVAEEKLFCERQSATDAGFECGMRLEAADPESENIICAAHITKIVDNLLWLKLDNYENTKPEHIVDMHSLQIFPVGWCESNHYPLKPPKDYIEVCKKLQTPEKEEKKNNVLDIPISEPRSSLWCPKIYFNYRCFTGPMISKGKLATLPKAVGPGPVILVMREVLSMIVSVGYRSARILKVLQCDSKPDPGYHLEVLKAKHKNNTYRASVAVVTSGDMVADFCRNICKKLMVCPNLFGPLYVPENECPDKCHKTSKAKFTASVGTGRRGKPKGYTSIMVQKPKPWGGRRKRRRGRWANKEKETHDDFDHEDEMPFMPLDLAKHVSEIEEIDDGRPPLSEIDIMIQKGLEKDKSDEFKTEPLSSNASEDSGSSFNDRKTKDGGSPSSLSNKQHSTKFSQSTAVTRASKRERDWDTSIESDCSDGDAEYVRMQKKQRRPKTRKLDSNPLFWTVDDVFRYLRKTNDCKDIAYRVKQEEIDGLAFLLLNLPSLTQHMKLRTSLAMKLCRHVEQVKVTFFLRHINEVEPEQYHVV, encoded by the exons ATGGAACCTTGCGAGAACCGTCCGCAGGAGAAAGTACAAGAAGGAG aaTATGGATTTTTTTGGCAAGACTACCTTGATGCCACAGCAAGTGTCGAGGTTCCACAAATTATGTTCCCACATGTGGAGCTGACGCTTCAGAGTGGTATAGAAATTGGCATGTCCCTTGAAGTACCCATTCCCAAAAATAAAGATGAAGAAGACATCAAGTATTGGGTAGCAACTATTGTCATGGCATGTGGACCTCTATTGCGATTACGATACTTTGGTGGAGATGATAGGTCTCTAGAATTTTGGTTCAATCTTACTAAAGAGGCTGCCCATGAACTTGGCTGGTGTGCAAAAAATAATAAGGAGCTAGTACCACCTGATATTATACTTCAAAGATCACCAGATTGTATTGAAAAATTATCTGAATTTTTAACTACAACTCGGACTGTTCCACCAGAAATGTTATCAGGA GATGGTCTTAGCATGACAGAGAGGATTAAACAAGGCATGAAAGTTGAAGTTAGCGATACATTACATCCTTATAAATTATGGGTAGCTACG ATTATAGAGAATGTAGGTGGACGTCTTTTATTGAGATATGATACTCCAGGCTCATCACGTAAAGACTTCTGGATGTTCTGTACATCTGAACATCTTCATCCATACGGATTTGCATCTAAATCAGATTCAACTTGGTTTTCAGAACCACCCAGTTCTATTGTAGAAATGCACACATATGAAGAATGGAAAGACTTATTAGAATCTATACCAAAAAATGATGATGTACCAAATGAACTATTTGACAATAAGGTGGATCATCCAAAGCATGAATTTAAAGTTGGCATGAAACTTGAAGCTTTAAGCCctattgatcaaacaaaaatTTGCCCAGCTACTGTAATCAAAATACTTGATGATATCTACTTTCTTGTACATATTGACACATACGATGAAATGACTAAAGGAATAGATATTGAAACATGTATGTATAATAGTACAGCAAGAAATACTTGGCTTTGCACAGCAGAACATCCATATATCTTCCCTGTCGGATGGGcaaaaaagcacaaaataca ACTTGTTCCACCAAAGAGTTGGGTTCCAAAAGAGGACAGTTTTGACTGGGACGAATATTTAAAAGATACTCAAGCAATTGTTGCAGAAGAAAAGCTATTTTGTGAAAGACAAAGTGCTACTGATGCAGGCTTCGAATGTGGTATGCGTTTAGAAGCAGCCGACCCAGAATCTGAGAACATTATATGTGCTGCACACATTACAAAAATTGTTGACAATCTTTTATGGTTAAAGTTAGATAATTACGAAAACACAAAGCCAGAACACATAGTTGATATGCATTCCTTACAAATATTTCCTGTTGGATGGTGTGAATCTAATCATTATCCATTAAAACCTCCAAAAGATTATatagaagtttgtaaaaaattacagacacctgaaaaagaagagaaaaagaaCAATGTACTCGATATACCAATATCTGAACCACGCTCTTCACTTTGGTGCccaaaaatatatttcaattatCGTTGTTTCACAGGACCTATGATTTCCAAAGGAAAATTAGCAACACTGCCAAAAGCAGTAGGCCCTGGTCCTGTGATTTTAGTTATGAGAGAAGTTCTATCGATGATAGTGTCCGTCGGATACAGAAGTGCCCGAATATTAAAGGTACTACAGTGCGATTCAAAGCCAGATCCTGGATATCATTTAGAAGTTTTGAAAGCAAAGCATAAGAATAATACATATCGCGCTAGTGTCGCTGTTGTTACGTCTGGAGACATGGTAGCTGATTTTTGCAGAAATATATGCAAGAAGCTGATGGTTTGCCCAAACTTATTTGGTCCTTTGTATGTACCCGAAAATGAATGTCCAGATAAATGCCATAAGACATCTAAAGCAAAATTTA CAGCATCGGTTGGTACTGGAAGAAGAGGAAAACCAAAAGGTTATACAAGTATTATGGTACAGAAGCCAAAACCATGGGGTGGTAGGCGAAAAAGAAGACGCGGTAGATGGGCAaacaaagaaaaagaaactCATGACGACTTTGACCATGAAGACGAAATGCCATTCATGCCATTGGACTTAGCGAAACACGTGTCTGAAATAGAAGAAATAGACGATGGGAGGCCACCACTTTCTGAGATTGATATCATGATCCAGAAAGGCTTAGAGAAAGATAAATCGGATGAATTTAAAACTGAGCCGCTTTCGAGTAACGCTTCAGAGGATTCAGGAAGTTCGTTTAACGATAGAAAAACAAAAGACGGAGGAAGTCCTAGTAGTTTGAGCAACAAGCAGCATTCGACGAAATTTAGTCAAAGTACTGCTGTTACTAGGGCCAGCAAGAGAGAACGAGATTGGGATACAAGTATTGAATCCGATTGTTCAGACGGAGACGCTGAATATGTAAGAATGCAGAAGAAACAGAGACGGCCAAAGACACGAAAGCTCGACTCGAATCCTCTATTTTGGACTGTGGATGATGTGTTTAGATATTTAAGAAAAACTAATGACTGCAAAGACATCGCATATCGAGTTAAACAAGAG GAGATTGATGGATTAGCGTTTTTACTATTAAATTTACCATCTCTGACGCAACACATGAAATTGCGAACAAGCTTAGCTATGAAACTTTGTCGGCATGTTGAACAAGTTAAAGTTACCTTTTTTTTACGACACATTAATGAAGTAGAACCAGAACAATATCATGTTGTATAA